One window from the genome of Streptomyces sp. NBC_00287 encodes:
- a CDS encoding allene oxide cyclase barrel-like domain-containing protein — protein sequence MLRSIRTLAALGAGLAAAGTLVVSAPASAQEDDFTLYAREVAGDEEEDQQQVPKVGDTFSFADDLFQEKGGEKVGRDGGSCTVVRTGNPLDIQCLGTFVLAGGQITAQVLMSVPLEETAELPAFDASVTGGTGDYRGATGQIHFTEDGDYQKLDFDLGN from the coding sequence ATGCTCCGCAGCATCAGGACGCTCGCCGCGCTCGGCGCCGGCCTGGCGGCCGCAGGCACTCTCGTGGTCTCCGCACCCGCGTCGGCCCAGGAGGACGACTTCACCCTCTACGCCCGGGAGGTCGCGGGCGACGAGGAGGAGGACCAGCAGCAGGTTCCCAAGGTCGGCGACACCTTCTCCTTCGCCGATGACCTCTTCCAGGAAAAGGGCGGTGAAAAGGTGGGCCGGGACGGCGGCTCCTGCACGGTCGTCCGCACCGGCAATCCGCTCGACATCCAGTGCCTCGGCACCTTCGTGCTGGCCGGCGGGCAGATCACCGCCCAGGTACTGATGAGCGTTCCGCTGGAGGAGACGGCGGAACTGCCCGCCTTCGACGCGTCCGTCACCGGCGGAACCGGTGACTACCGCGGCGCGACCGGGCAGATCCACTTCACGGAGGACGGGGACTACCAGAAGCTGGACTTCGACCTCGGGAACTGA